One genomic segment of Brachyhypopomus gauderio isolate BG-103 chromosome 19, BGAUD_0.2, whole genome shotgun sequence includes these proteins:
- the evi5a gene encoding ecotropic viral integration site 5 protein isoform X5: MFVSSVGYHAMKPMDFLSVTAPTSHHASKLSPDEEQLLAKLEEQNRLLETDSKSLRSINGSQRSPCSSRVFSFGEDPSSAWGCIVKNWEEWSTKKIKQLREMIRKGIHPQYRAMVWRLLCNAYSRTTELQYSQLLLKTCPCEKMIQRDLDRVFTLHPLFQGQDGGVKERLFHILKAYLVLDQEAVYNQASVFIAGLLLMQMPEENAFCVFVRLMQDFHLRELYRPRAVELGCCVYQLEKLIQEFLPELHSHFRTQALETSMISSAWFLTVFLSCLPLPSACRVFDVFMCEGLEVVFRVGITVLQMTQAELMNLDLEGMVQFLEKTAMQRLAQDPDVLIAKAYQIKYSSKRMKKLEKEYTAIKMKEKEEEEEIKKLHAENQGLRKKLDFLEKRYSEDLVWQLGQEVTQTRRREVENQHVLKQMQIRILLEEESVPVPDEISLQHLQEQLLSGRLREEEALNGFRELKQHIKDLEEKWQQQKGGSTSSGLQEAVMSARLREALARVQLGQSRHKLLQLQLQMKSPVLLLYPSDELSKSAFLNRGAAAPWGAVCLHRGCRQNILM, encoded by the exons ATGTTTGTGAGCTCAGTAGGCTATCATGCAATG AAGCCAATGGACTTTCTGTCTGTGACTGCTCCCACTTCCCATCATGCATCTAAACTCAGTCCTGATGAGGAGCAGCTACTGGCCAAGCTGGAGGAGCAGAACAG GTTACTGGAAACTGACAGCAAGTCTTTGAGGTCTATAAATGGGTCACAGCGCAGTCCGTGCTCCTCAAGGGTCTTCTCTTTCGGGGAGGACCCTTCAAGCGCGTGGGGCTGCATCGTGAAGAACTGGGAAGAATGGAGCACAAAGAAAATCAAACAGCTGAGG GAGATGATCCGGAAGGGGATACATCCTCAGTATCGGGCCATGGTGTGGCGGCTGCTGTGTAATGCATACAGCAGAACCACAGAGCTCCAGTACTCCCAGCTGCTCCTGAAGACGTGCCCCTGTGAGAAGATGATCCAAAGAGACCTGGATCGAGTCTTCACCCTGCATCCACTCTTCCAGGGACAGGATGGTGGCGTGAAGGAACGTCTCTTCCACATTCTAAAG GCTTATTTGGTCCTGGACCAAGAAGCTGTTTACAACCAGGCATCTGTGTTCATAGCTGGGTTGTTACTCATGCAG ATGCCAGAGGAGAATGCGTTCTGCGTGTTTGTGAGGCTGATGCAGGACTTTCATCTGCGGGAACTCTACAGGCCCCGCGCGGTGGAACTGGGCTGTTGCGTGTACCAGCTAGAAAAGCTGATCCAG GAGTTTCTACCCGAGCTTCACTCTCACTTCCGAACCCAGGCCCTAGAAACCTCCATGATCTCCTCAGCCTGGTTCCTCACCGTCTTCCTGTCCTGCCTGCCCTTGCCCTCGGCCTGCAGGGTCTTTGACGTGTTTATGTGTGAG GGACTGGAGGTTGTGTTTCGTGTAGGAATAACCGTTCTTCAGATGACCCAAGCAGAACTCATGAACCTCGATTTGGAAGGCATGGTgcag TTTCTGGAGAAGACGGCCATGCAGCGGCTGGCCCAAGACCCCGACGTGTTGATCGCTAAAGCGTATCAGATAAAGTACAGCTCCAAAAGAATGAAGAA GCTTGAGAAAGAGTACACAGCCATTAAAatgaaggagaaggaggaagaagaagagatAAAA AAGTTGCATGCCGAAAATCAAGGCCTGCGAAAGAAGCTTGACTTCCTGGAGAAA AGGTACTCTGAAGACCTGGTCTGGCAGCTGGGGCAGGAGGTGACCCAGACCAGgcggagggaggtggagaaccaGCATGTCCTGAAACAGATGCAGATCAGGATTCTGCTGGAGGAGGAA aGCGTCCCTGTTCCTGATGAGATCAGCCTGCAACATCTGCAGGAGCAACTGCTGAGCGGGAGACTGAGGGAGGAGGAGGCACTGAACGGATTCAGAGAGCTTAAACAGCACATCAAGGATTTAGAGGAGAaatggcag CAGCAGAAGGGCGGCAGTACGTCGAGTGGCCTGCAGGAGGCAGTGATGAGCGCCAGGTTGAGAGAAGCGCTCGCGCGAGTTCAGCTCGGACAGAGCCGCCACAAACTACTGCAGCTTCAGCTACAG aTGAAAAGTCCAGTTTTGCTTTTATACCCATCTGACGAATTGTCTAaatcagcgtttctcaaccggggtgccgcggcaccctggggtgccgtctgtcttcatcgggggtgccgtcaaaatattctgatgtga